The nucleotide window gtagggattgccatgcaacggatgcactagagctataaatatatgaaagctcaacaaaagtaactaagtgggtgtgcatccaacttgcttgctcacataGACCTaaggaattttgaggaagcccattgttggaatatacaagccaagttctataatgaaaaattcccactagtatatgaaagtgacaacataagagactctctatcatgaaggtcatggtgctactttgaagcacatgtgtggaaaaaggatagtaacattgccccttctctctttttttgggcctctcttttttatggcctttctctttttttcgaagaactttcctcacatgggacaatgctctaataatgaaaatcatcacacttttatttactttacaactcaagaattacaactcgatacttataacaaaatagactctatgtgaatgcctccggcggtgtaccgggatatgaatcaagagtgacatgtatgaaagaattatgaaggtggctttgccacaaatatgatgtcaactacatgatcatgcaatatgacaatgatggagcgtgtcataataaatggaacggtggaaagttgcatggcaatatatcatggaatggctatggaaatgccataataggtaggtatggtgattgttttgagaaagatataaggaggcttatgtgtgatagagcgtatcatatcacgaggtttggatgcaccggtgaagtttgcaccaactctcgaggggagaaagggcaatgcacggtaccgaagaggctagcaatgatggaagggtgagagtgcgtataatccatggactcaacattagtcataaagaactcaatacttattgcaaaaatctacaaatcatcaaaaccaagcactacgcgcatgctcctagggggatagatcggtaggaaaagaccatcgctcgtccccgaccgccactcataaggaaagcaatcaaagaacaccacatgcttcaaatttgtcacacaacttttaccatacgtgcatgctacgggacttgccaacttcaacacaagtatttatcaattccatagttactcaactagcacaactctaatattagCACCTTTATAtatcaaaacaactatcaagaatcaaacttctcataacatttaatgcactctatatgaaagtttttattatacccatcttggatgcctatcatattggGACTAATTtcaaagcaaattgccatgttgttctaaaaaaatctcaaaataatataagtgaagcatgagagatcaataatttctataatataaaaccaccaccatgctctaaaaatatataagcgaagcactagagcaaaattatctagctcaaaagatataagtgaagcacatagagtattttaataaattccgattcatgtgtgtctctcccaaaaggtgtgtacaaaaaggatgattgtgataaactaaaaagaaaagactcaaatcacacaagacgctccaagcaaaacacatatcatgtggtgaataaaaatataacgtcaagtaaagttaccgatagatgaagacgaaagaggggatgcctttcggggcatccccaagcttaggcttttggttgtccttgaattttaccttggggtgccttggccatccccaagcttaggctcttttcactccttattccgaaatccatcaaatctttacccaaaaacttgaaaacttcacaacacaaaactcaatagaaaatctcatgagccacgttagtataagaaaacaaaccaccactttaaggtactgtaatgaactcattctttatttatattggttttaaacctactgtattccaacttctctatatttcataccccccccccgatactagccatagattcatcaaaataagtaaacaacacacgaaaaacagaatctgtcaaaaacagaacagtctgtagtaatttgtaggtTTCGATtattctgtaactccaaaaatcctgtgAGTGATGATTAATCCGGTGGCGTGCATGGATTTGTGGCCTCCTTGCCACCTCGTCGACGAGAGTGATGATTAATGGTGCACCTAGTAAGCCGATCTTGCCCTACAAAGGGCTACGTCAAGGGGCTCCACTTTCCCCCATGCTTTTCATCCTCTGCATGGAGCCCCTACGCTGCCTCTTCCAATATTGCTTAGAACACGGGACGCTCTCTCCTctctccagaacaggattacaaCAACGGGTCTCCTTATTCGTTGATGATGTCATGGTATTCTTCAAACCAACCGAACTGGAGACTCGCACCTGTGGTGCCATCATGGACCTGTTTGGGCATGCCTCAGGGCTGACTGTCAATATGAGCAAGAGCGCCGCCATACCTATCCGCTGCTCCCAAGATGAGATGTCGCTAGTCTGCTCAATTCTCGGATGCTCGAGTGCCTCATTCCCATGCACGTATCTAGGGCTGCCGCTCACTCTACGCAAGCAATCTACGGCGCAACTTCAATGCCTAGTGGACAAGCTAGCGGATTGTCTGCCACATTGGAAGGCAGCAATGCTTCCAAAGAGTGGTCGCCTAATGTTGATCTTATCGGTCCTCTGCGCAATACCAATACACTCCATGCTTGCTATGAATCTACCAGCGAAAATCATCACGACGCTTATCAAAATGTGATGTGGGTTCCTTTGGTGCAGCAAGAAGGAAGCAACGGGAGGGCACTGTGCCGTGGCATGGGAGAGCGTATGCAGGCCTAAATGGGCAGGCGGTCTAGGAATCCCTAACCTGAGATGGTTGAACAAGGCACTACAAGCAAGGTGGCCATGGCTACAAAAAAACAGACAAGGATAGGCCCTGGGCGGAATTCAAAATTGACATTCCAGCTGCGTCTCGTGCTCTATACATTGCGGCCTCAAGGACAATTGTGGGCAACGGCCGAAGTACACTTTTCTGGGAGGACATGTGGCTCGTGGGATACCGGGTATGCGAGCTGGCTCCGGACATTTACAACCGCATTCAGAGACGTACGCGAGCCTCGCGGACAATCGCAGACGCGCTCATAGATGGGGAGTGGGCGAGAGACATCGGGCCAAATCTTTGAGCCATGGAGCTAACACAGTTCTTGGCATTGTGGCAAAAGATCAAGGACACGCAGCTAGTGGAAGGGGAGGAGGATAGAACTATATGGGCATGGGAGCATGACGGGTGCTTCTCGGCCCGGTCTGCCTATGCGGTCAAGTTCATGGGCCTAGAAGTGTCACCAACGGCCGCGTTCACCTGGAAGTTGAATGCGCCCCTGCAATGTCGCTTCTTCCTTTGGCTCGCGATCGAAAATAGATGTTGGATTTCGGACCGTTTGGCACGAGGGCTACCACATCAGGACGCATGTCCCTTCTGTGACCAACATGAGGAATCAATACAACACTTGCTGTTAGACTTTGTCTGTGCGAGAAAAGTCTGGCATGAGATGGGGATGATGACAGGACAACAAGAGTTGGAGCCACTTCAGGATGAAACGTTGAGTGCTTGGTGCTTGAGGCAGGACCATGATCCGAGACACAGGAGATCCACACGGGCAAAGTGCCTCCTTGCTATGTGGATGATTTGAAAACATTGCAATGACATCGTCTTTAAGGAGGCGCCACTATCTCCGTCGagggtcaaggaacaacttcaagaagaagggAAGCTTTGGGCCAAAGCTGGCATGTTCAAGAACGAAAATAGAGGGTTCGAGGAGCTAGGTATAGTGGGCGGACGGACCATGAGTAATACGATATAATGTAACGGTGGAGTTGGGAGAATATCCCGTGTGTAAATATTGTAAACCAAGTGGATGTTTTGGGATTATCTCTCCCCTCCTTCTATACTGAATGATACGTACACTCGTGCGTATTTAAAAAAAATTACGTGATCCTTTAAAAAAACATTGTCTGCACAAGTGCACATACGGCGTCTCCAAGATAGCAGTCTATTTATGCACGTACGTACAGTACTTtgtattgtaggagtactacaaAAGAGCTCGTCTCCCACCAAATCGCACACGGCGTTCCTCGTCGTAGCGAGATTACAGTGAACATGTCCGAATTAAGCAGAGGTCGGTCGACACCGAGCAATGATGTTCTTGGGCAACGAAACAAAGATATTCAGCTGCTGAGCTCCAGGAAGCGCCGGGCCATGGGGTGCTTGGCCTCGGAGAGGGCGGACGGCGCGAGCACCTCCACGACCTCGCCGTCGACGACGAGGCACACCAGGTCGGCGATCCGCTGGATCTGCTTCACGCTGTGCGAGACGATCACCGTGGTGAGCCCCCTCGCCGTCTTGAGCCGCACGATGGCCTCCTCGATGTTCTGCGTCGAGATCGGGTCCAGCGCGCTCGTCGGCTCGTCCAGCAGCAGCACCTCCGGGTCGTTGGCGAGGGTGCGGGCCAGGGCCACGCGCTGCGCCTGCCCGACGGACAGCTCCGACGCCGGCCGGGAGGACAGCGCCGGGTCGAGGTCCGACAGGCTCAGCAGGCTCTTCACCTCCGCCTCGCTGAGCTTCTTGCCGCGCAGCTGTGGCCCGTACCGCACGTTGTCTGCCACGGTCCCTGGAGCAGCACACGGGGAACAACACGAAATCAGAAATCTCTCGTCTGAAACTTCTTTTCTGTTCTATGCATTGCTTATTAAGTTATTATACTACAGCACCACTACCATTACATATTTATCCTTTCTTTTATGGCTTGGAACAAGTCTAGCACACCGTTACTTCCAGCCACCACATTGCCGGTTGACATTATGCACGTAATATTCAGATGACAGTAGCAAAGGGGTGAAATTTGCGTAGTAAAATGTCGATCCAATTGGACATGGACAAGGCGTGTAGAGTTCATAAAGTCAATGTTCTTTGCACCTAGTATGAAGTCATGGAAAATGTATTCAAGGTATTTTATACCTGCCTGGTTGAGTAATTTATGAAGCAGAATTTTGTTCTGCACATGTAACTTTCAATCAAGGTGGTCTGTCTGCCAGCCGGAAAAAAGAGGTGGTCTGTCTGCATTGCCCTTGCACCTTGATAACAGAACTTCCGAAATGAATTCAATGAACTAATTTTAGATAACACATTTCACTAAGATAATTGTTCATTTGCATGCATGGCAATGTGCCTAATGACGGTCATAAGGGACAACAATCATACTTTACATCTAGGCATCAGATATCACCCAACATAAAGTTGTGTTTTATTCTAATCGGTTTTGCTATCATCCTAGTATGTGATATGTGATAAGTAATTGTGAATGCTCAATTGCCATCTTCAAAGCAAGATTCAGCTTAACTTTGTCAACGGATCAAGCACTCCTAATAGCTTAACAATAGCctgtaccccccccccccccccccccccccccccctccctaaAGTATACAAATAAACAACTGCGGCAATGCACCACCATCATCATAAATTAAATATCGATTCTCAGCAAATGCTGGCACAAAGCATGCTTGCCCACCCCTATTATCCTCTGCCCTCTACACGGGACAGCCCCTACATTTGTTGGGCGATGGTCAAGCTATAGTTTAATCGAAATTCCAAAGTTATCAGTAGGTTTTCAGATGATGTAGGATTCCTATGGTGTGTGGTCTTAGGTTAATCACCATTCGTTTTCCGATAGAGCGCAAAAGTTTGCGTCTCCATGCACCTTGCACCGATAGAAGAAAGGTTATCACCCACTACCTTTGGTCCAAAAAAAGTTTTATCACGATTCATGAGGTCCAAAAGAACCTGAAAGACTGAAACCTCTCCTCAGTGGTCACCACCCACTACCTTTGGTTGATGGTTAATGGTTACTACTGGTCTTGACAGGGATGTTCCCCACTTTTATCACCACATCCAGCGATGGACCAACTGATTTTACAGCAAGGAAAGTCTACACTATGCAATTTaactctttgtgtgtgtgtgtgggggggggacCAATCTGAGTATTTCAACTCTGCGAAAGAATTTCAGGAGCAAGCAGGCACGTAGGTACATACCGTCGAACATGGCGGGGAGCTGGAAGAGCATGCCGACCTTGCGGCGGAGCGCGAGGACGTCCATGCCGCAGATGTCGGCGCCGTCGAGGGTGACGGCGCCGGGGGCGGGCTCCCAGAGGCGGTTGAGCGCGCGGAGCAGCGTGGACTTGCCGCTGCCGCTGGGGCCGATGACGCCCATCACCACCCCGCGCGGCACGTCCAGGTCCACCCCGCGCAGGATCTCCTCGCCGCTCGCCtccgcccgccgccgcagcccgcgcACCCGTATCTTGGGCCCGCCGGCAGCGAGGCCGCCCACGTCCAGCAGGTGCTCCCTGCTACCATCTGCAGAAGTGCACAGCAACGACGATGGATCATCAGCCGTAGAAAGCAAAAGAGTCTCACAATTAGGCCTGATGGTTGTAGGAATCAACTGCATGCATCTCGAGTTTGCTCTGTGGGATTACCTGAAGCCGAGCCCATTCGAGGAGCGGAGGAGATGGCCGAAGAGGAGAGAAGCTTGCAGTGAAAGGAGCAGAGACGGGGAAGAGCGTGCACGCCGGGGTGGAGCGTAGCGTCGGATATTAGCTTTTCCAAGAGAATTCGGGCCTCCAACCGAGGTGCGCGGCGGCTTTTCTGCGTGCCTGACTCACGAGAACGGTGGCATTCGGTGACGGCCGCCACCTCTGCACTGGACTGGACTGGACTGGAATCTGGACCCGTGTTGCTGGTGTGGAAACGTCcggacaatgatgaagcgtgtcataataaatggaacggtgataacttgcatggcaatatattttggaatggctatggaaatgccataataggtaggtatggtggctgttttgaggaaggtataaggtgggtgtatggtaccggcggtactagagaggctaccaatgatgaaagggtgagagtgcgtgtaatccatggactcaatattagtcataagaactcacatacttattttaaaatctattagttatcgaaacaaagtactacgcgcatgctcctagggggatagattgataggaaaagaccatcgctcgtccccgaccgccactcataaggaagacaatcaataaataaatcatgctccgacttcatcacataatggttcaccatacgtgcatgctacgggaatcacaaactttacaacaagtatttctcaaattcacaactactcaactagcatgactctaatatcaccatatgcatgtctcaaaacaatcatcaggtatcaaacttctcatagtattcaatgcactttttatgatagtttttattatacccatcttggatgtcgatcatattaggactaattttatagccaaagcaaattaccatgctgttctataagactctcaaaataatataagtgaatcatgagagatcaatattttttataaaataaaaccaccaccgtgctctaaaaagatataagtgaagcactagagcaaaattatctagctcaaaagatataagtgaagcacatagagtattataataaattctgattcatgtgtgtctctccaaaaggtgtgtacagcaagaatgattgtggtaaactaaaaatcaaagactcaaatcatacaagacactccaagcaaaacacatatcatgtggtgaataaaaatatagtctcaagtaaagttatcgatagacgaagacgaaagaggggatgccttccggggcatccccaagcttaggcttttggttgtcct belongs to Triticum urartu cultivar G1812 chromosome 7, Tu2.1, whole genome shotgun sequence and includes:
- the LOC125524093 gene encoding protein STAR1, which translates into the protein MGSASDGSREHLLDVGGLAAGGPKIRVRGLRRRAEASGEEILRGVDLDVPRGVVMGVIGPSGSGKSTLLRALNRLWEPAPGAVTLDGADICGMDVLALRRKVGMLFQLPAMFDGTVADNVRYGPQLRGKKLSEAEVKSLLSLSDLDPALSSRPASELSVGQAQRVALARTLANDPEVLLLDEPTSALDPISTQNIEEAIVRLKTARGLTTVIVSHSVKQIQRIADLVCLVVDGEVVEVLAPSALSEAKHPMARRFLELSS